From the genome of Symphalangus syndactylus isolate Jambi chromosome 7, NHGRI_mSymSyn1-v2.1_pri, whole genome shotgun sequence, one region includes:
- the TMEM74 gene encoding transmembrane protein 74 yields the protein MELHYLAKKSNQADLCDARDWSSRGLPGDQADTAATRAALCCQRQCASTPRATEMEGSKLSSSPAPPSSSLQNSTLQPDAFPPGLLHSGNNQITAERKVCNCCSQELETSFTYVDKNINLEQRNRSSPSAKGRNHPGELGWENPNEWSQEAAISLISEEEDDTSSEATSSGKSIDYGFISAILFLVTGILLVIISYIVPREVSVDPNTVAAREMERLEKESARLGAHLDRCVIAGLCLLTLGGVVLSCLLMMSMWKGELYRRNRFASSKESAKLYGSFNFRMKTSTNENTLELSLVEEDALAVQS from the coding sequence ATGGAGCTCCACTACCTTGCTAAGAAGAGCAACCAGGCAGACCTCTGTGATGCCAGGGACTGGAGTTCAAGAGGGCTGCCTGGTGACCAGGCAGATACAGCAGCCACGAGAGCTGCTCTCTGCTGTCAGAGACAGTGTGCATCCACCCCAAGAGCAACCGAGATGGAAGGGTCTAAACTTAGTTCTTCTCCAGCAcccccctcctcctctctgcaAAACAGTACTCTTCAGCCAGACGCCTTTCCACCAGGACTTCTTCACTCAGGGAACAACCAAATAACAGCGGAACGGAAAGTCTGTAACTGCTGCAGCCAGGAATTAGAAACTTCTTTTACCTATGTGGACAAAAACATCAACTTGGAGCAGCGGAACCGGAGTTCGCCATCAGCAAAAGGGCGTAATCACCCTGGGGAGCTTGGCTGGGAAAATCCAAATGAGTGGTCCCAAGAGGCTGCCATATCTTTGATATCTGAAGAGGAGGATGATACAAGTTCAGAAGCCACGTCTTCAGGGAAGTCTATAGACTATGGTTTCATCAGTGCCATCTTGTTCTTGGTCACTGGGATCTTGCTGGTGATCATCTCTTACATTGTCCCACGGGAAGTGTCTGTGGACCCCAACACTGTGGCAGCCCGGGAGATGGAGCGCCTGGAGAAGGAGAGTGCGAGGCTGGGGGCTCACCTGGACCGCTGTGTGATTGCGGGGCTCTGCCTCCTCACGCTGGGGGGCGTCGTCCTGTCCTGCTTGCTAATGATGTCCATGTGGAAGGGGGAGCTCTATCGTCGAAACAGATTTGCCTCTTCCAAAGAGTCTGCAAAACTCTATGGTTCTTTCAACTTCAGGATGAAAACCAGCACGAATGAAAACACTCTGGAACTGTCCTTGGTAGAGGAAGATGCGCTGGCTGTACAGAGTTAA